From one Solanum lycopersicum chromosome 12, SLM_r2.1 genomic stretch:
- the LOC109119051 gene encoding uncharacterized protein: MADIGKAVSRFDVESLQEMLCFQEQLIEKLYNELDEESEASSTAATEALSMILRLQGEKAAEEMEAEQYKRFVEEKMSHAEESLCVLQELIDQKQIKIDELDHQAQDYRYKLVSMGYDDDIDDSELEYFEDLEGKLIVQSIGRCKSTPNIPLKDDNMKKDDLKDENISPKRDMNDVPMVGSISVYCEQMEKLEQRVKQIAGANNYAKLSSLPISKRSSCNNFLEQFKETYIVQHRVNKSDNEAAASRSVSPPNVLDVFEVPRAIKDEDFVVRKEAERLVKDETDWHKKYLIPMQHLDICPTTSASETAEIRHFNRTVFEIDEVERQGTRQEPDKHEELMMLHDIKEKLNLEPLKHLKVCPMTSDSETEEIRRVNRSTFKKTEVERQGTRQEPNRHKELMLLHDRKEQLNLVPIKHLKNCPMTHASETAEIRHVNKKFEIAEVERHDTRQEPERNKELMLLHDRKEQLNIVPIRHLNNCPMTNASETAEIHRVNKKFEIAEVERDGTRKVERHGTRQETERHKEIMLLHDIKEQLNLLPMQNEDKLHRVGEATSPTTSVSETAEIRPVNRTTLEITEVDRQRMRQESNRHEQLTLLYEIKEQLNLMQSDIRTWKNIKSSPRDEPSVDSLTEVMACFWM, from the exons ATGGCTGATATTggcaaggcagtgtctcgattCGACGTAGAATCGTTACAAGAAATGCTTTGTTTTCAAGAACAACTTATAGAGAAGTTGTACAATGAGTTGGATGAAGAAAGTGAAGCCTCATCTACTGCAGCAACAGAGGCGTTATCGATGATTTTACGTTTACAAGGTGAAAAGGCTGCAGAGGAAATGGAAGCAGAACAGTATAAGAGATTTGTAGAAGAAAAAATGAGTCATGCTGAAGAATCATTATGTGTTTTACAAGAACTTATTGATCAAAAACAGATAAAGATAGATGAATTGGATCATCAGGCACAAGATTATCGATATAAGCTCGTGAGTATGGGCTATGATGACGATATTGATGATAGTGAGCTCGAATATTTCGAGGATTTAGAAGGGAAATTGATTGTTCAGTCTATTGGGAGGTGTAAATCTACTCCGAATATCCCATTGAAAGATGATAACATGAAAAAGGATGATCTTAAAGACGAAAATATCAGTCCAAAACGCGATATGAATGATGTTCCAATGGTTGGGAGTATAAGTGTGTACTGTGAGCAGATGGAAAAGTTGGAACAAAGAGTGAAACAGATTGCTGGTGCTAATAACTACGCGAAATTGTCTAGTTTACCAATTTCTAAAAGAAGCTCTTGTAACAATTTCTTGGAGCAATTTAAAGAAACGTACATCGTTCAGCATCGAGTGAATAAATCAGATAACGAAGCTGCTGCTAGTCGATCTGTTTCTCCTCCGAATgttcttgatgtctttgaagtcCCTCGAGCCATTaaagatgaagattttgttgtCCGAAAGGAGGCTGAAAGGCTTGTTAAAGATGAAACTGATTGgcataagaaatatttaatacCTATGCAGCATTTGGATATTTGTCCTACAACTAGTGCTTCCGAAACAGCAGAGATTCGTCATTTCAATAGGACGGTGTTTGAGATAGATGAAGTCGAGAGACAAGGTACGAGGCAAGAACCCGATAAACACGAAGAGCTAATGATGTTACATGACATTAAGGAGAAACTAAATTTAGAACCTTTAAAGCATTTGAAAGTTTGTCCAATGACTAGTGATTCAGAAACAGAAGAGATTCGTCGTGTCAATAGGAGCACGTTTAAGAAAACTGAAGTTGAGAGACAAGGTACGAGGCAAGAACCCAACAGACACAAAGAGCTAATGTTGTTACATGACAGGAAGGAGCAACTAAATTTAGTACCTATAAAGCATTTGAAAAATTGTCCAATGACTCATGCTTCGGAAACAGCAGAGATTCGTCATGTCAATAAGAAGTTTGAGATAGCTGAAGTCGAGAGACATGATACGAGGCAAGAACCCGAGAGAAACAAAGAGTTAATGTTGCTACATGACAGGAAGGAGCAACTAAATATAGTACCTATAAGGCATTTGAATAATTGTCCAATGACTAATGCTTCAGAAACAGCAGAGATTCATCGTGTCAATAAGAAGTTTGAGATAGCTGAAGTCGAGAGAGATGGTACGAGGAAAGTCGAGAGACATGGTACGAGGCAAGAGACAGAGAGACACAAAGAGATAATGTTGTTACATGACATTAAGGAGCAACTTAATTTACTACCTATGCAGAATGAGGACAAGTTACATAGAGTAGGTGAAGCTACTTCTCCTACCACTAGTGTTTCAGAAACAGCAGAGATTCGTCCTGTCAATAGGACGACGCTTGAGATAACTGAAGTTGATAGACAACGTATGAGGCAAGAATCCAACAGACACGAACAGCTAACGTTGTTATATGAGATCAAGGAGCAACTAAATTTGATGCAATCCGACATTAGAACGTGGAAAAATATCAAGTCCTCTCCAAGAGATGAGCCATCTGTAGATTCTCTAACAGAA GTGATGGCTTGCTTTTGGATGTGA
- the LOC101265706 gene encoding zeatin O-glucosyltransferase, with amino-acid sequence MAATNEVIVAMVPFYDYSHLNNLLDLSRFIASHNIPVHFISFVDMNRDLKLRLKGSPGASNIHFEDLLRPSAPTENDVRDGEPPILVFLEKLTKPINEICVQLSTKAKKLVIVHDLIMSEQILEVNTLSNVKSYMFHTGSTFSRYSSIKQTIPDLVDDDDDHVKFIKEMQDEFPLLEAHEKYCFQMELDDKDIHYSGEIINSCREMEGKYPDLLAKAKGKPLWAFGPFHMLLESNSNITPRHDQCLEFLDKQEASSVIFVSFGSTTTLSQEQINEIALGLEQSNHRFIWVLRKGDNSEKLKEKDVKIELPKGFEERVEGRGIVVNWAPQLEILGHLSTGGFMTHCGWNSCIESISKGVPVATWPISYDQPFNAVFLTNMLKIGIAVKSWSHRNELITASTIEKSVKTLMGTVEGEEMRQRAVKLSKQMKNSVRSGGLARKDMEAFISHIIE; translated from the coding sequence ATGGCTGCTACCAATGAAGTCATTGTGGCCATGGTACCATTTTATGATTACAGCCATCTCAATAACCTCTTAGATCTCTCTCGTTTCATCGCGTCCCATAACATACCAGTACACTTCATCTCATTTGTTGATATGAACCGAGATTTGAAACTTCGTCTCAAAGGTAGTCCCGGGGCCTCAAACATCCATTTCGAAGACCTTTTGAGACCTTCAGCTCCAACAGAAAATGATGTTCGCGATGGAGAGCCTCCGATTCTAGTGTTCCTGGAAAAACTAACAAAGCCTATTAATGAAATATGTGTTCAACTCTCTACAAAAGCAAAAAAGTTAGTCATTGTTCATGACCTTATAATGAGTGAACAAATATTGGAAGTAAATACATTGTCGAATGTCAAAAGTTACATGTTCCATACAGGATCGACTTTTAGCAGATATTCATCCATCAAACAAACGATTCCTGACTTAgttgatgatgacgatgatcaCGTCAAGTTTATCAAGGAAATGCAGGATGAGTTTCCATTACTGGAGGCACATGAGAAATATTGTTTCCAAATGGAGCTTGATGACAAGGATATACATTACTCCGGAGAAATCATAAACTCGTGTAGAGAAATGGAAGGTAAGTACCCAGATTTACTTGCGAAAGCAAAAGGCAAGCCGTTATGGGCTTTTGGACCATTTCATATGCTGCTAGAATCAAACTCTAACATCACTCCGCGTCATGATCAATGTCTAGAATTTCTCGACAAGCAAGAGGCCAGCTCAGTGATATTCGTGTCATTTGGATCAACGACTACATTATCACAGGAGCAAATCAATGAGATTGCTCTGGGTTTAGAACAGAGTAATCACAGATTTATTTGGGTACTAAGAAAAGGAGATAACTCGGAGAAACTTAAAGAGAAAGACGTAAAGATTGAATTACCAAAAGGGTTTGAAGAGAGAGTGGAAGGAAGAGGAATAGTGGTTAATTGGGCACCACAGTTGGAAATATTGGGGCATTTATCTACGGGTGGATTTATGACTCACTGTGGATGGAATTCATGTATCGAGAGCATTAGCAAAGGAGTACCTGTAGCAACTTGGCCAATCAGTTACGATCAGCCATTTAACGCTGTATTCCTAACGAATATGTTGAAGATTGGAATCGCTGTCAAGAGTTGGTCTCACCGCAATGAACTGATAACAGCATCAACCATTGAGAAATCTGTCAAGACGTTGATGGGTACGGTAGAAGGGGAAGAGATGAGGCAAAGGGCAGTGAAATTGAGCAAACAGATGAAAAACTCTGTTAGGAGCGGAGGACTTGCACGCAAGGATATGGAAGCTTTCATATCACATATTATTGAATAA
- the LOC101247699 gene encoding zeatin O-glucosyltransferase-like: MATNSSTNILELNEVIVAVIPWPEHGHLNQLFHIANFISSHNIPLHFISLTDRNQDLKTRVQNTSKIHFNDLLAPPLIPISEPREDFADEFAFLEFLDKLGEPICEICVEISKKAKKLVVVFDSLMTDVIKEVYSISNVECYSFHAISAFCMYSTFQQVADEVEDGVARQLFDEMPEVGDCFGPDIFEFVKKERECNRNCGELMNSCRELEGEYLDLLVNVRKKPLFALGPFHLLQELPESMSNRDRHECLEFLDEQDFDSVMFVSFGTTTTLSREQVNELALGLERSNHKFIWVIREADKKMETEKCGGKGSNFELPEGFEERVGGRGMVVRNWVPQLEILGHKSTGGFLSHCGWNSCMESVSMGVPIATWPIQVDQPYNAVFVTNVLKIGIPVRSWSRREELVTATTIEKAVRTLMGSPEGEEIRQRAIGLSNKIKNSISHGGLAHKERESFISCITK, encoded by the coding sequence ATGGCTACCAATTCATCAACCAACATTCTTGAGCTCAATGAAGTAATTGTAGCTGTAATTCCATGGCCAGAACATGGTCATCTCAATCAACTCTTCCATATAGCTAACTTCATCTCTTCTCACAATATCCCCTTACACTTCATCTCTCTCACTGATCGAAATCAAGATCTAAAAACCCGCGTTCAAAATacctcaaaaattcattttaatgaCCTTTTAGCACCCCCTCTGATCCCAATTTCAGAACCCAGAGAGGATTTTGCTGatgagtttgcatttttggAGTTTTTGGATAAATTGGGGGAACCCATTTGTGAAATTTGTGTTGAAATCTCGAAGAAGGCGAAGAAATTGGTGGttgtttttgattctttgatgACTGATGTGATTAAGGAAGTGTATTCGATATCAAATGTTGAGTGTTACTCTTTTCATGCGATTTCAGCTTTTTGTATGTATTCTACATTTCAACAGGTTGCTGATGAAGTTGAAGACGGAGTCGCACGCCAACTGTTCGATGAAATGCCTGAAGTCGGGGATTGTTTTGGACCCGATATTTTTGAGTTTGTGAAAAAGGAAAGGGAATGTAATCGTAATTGTGGAGAGTTAATGAATTCTTGTAGGGAATTAGAAGGGGAGTACTTGGATTTACTTGTTAATGTTAGGAAGAAGCCATTGTTTGCTCTTGGTCCATTTCATTTGTTGCAAGAATTACCCGAGTCAATGAGCAATAGGGATCGCCACGAGTGTCTTGAGTTTCTCGATGAGCAAGATTTTGATTCAGTAATGTTTGTTTCGTTTGGAACGACTACTACATTGTCACGAGAGCAAGTGAATGAGCTTGCGCTTGGTTTGGAGAGGAGTAACCATAAGTTCATTTGGGTGATAAGAGAAGCGGATAAAAAGATGGAGACGGAGAAATGTGGAGGTAAAGGTTCGAACTTTGAATTGCCAGAAGGGTTCGAAGAAAGAGTGGGAGGAAGAGGAATGGTGGTGAGGAATTGGGTGCCTCAACTGGAAATCTTGGGACATAAATCTACGGGAGGGTTCTTGAGTCACTGTGGATGGAATTCTTGTATGGAGAGCGTTAGCATGGGAGTTCCTATAGCAACTTGGCCAATTCAAGTGGACCAACCGTATAACGCTGTTTTTGTAACCAACGTGCTGAAGATTGGGATCCCGGTTAGGAGTTGGTCTCGTAGGGAAGAATTGGTAACAGCAACAACTATTGAGAAAGCTGTTAGGACTTTGATGGGTTCACCGGAAGGGGAAGAAATTCGACAGAGGGCAATCGGGTTGAGCAATAAGATCAAGAACTCTATTAGTCATGGAGGACTTGCACATAAGGAAAGGGAATCTTTCATTTCTTGTATTACCAAATAA
- the LOC101247989 gene encoding peroxidase 57-like produces the protein MENEIGRGRRDASERGKEWERAQLKIGFYNSSCPNAEFIVKSIVQKRFKNNPSITGALLRLHFHDCGVSGCDASILIDSDSSKNQISEKDSAPNLTVRGYELIDEIKEKLESICPLIVSCSDIVTLATRDAVALAGGPTYTIPTGRRDGLVSNSSVDLPDPTESVSEILRFFRTIGLNKFDMVTLLGAHTVGVAHCLFFQSRVSDFRGTGRPDPTMDPKLVKKLFRLCTTSKPVTTLNDAPKTFLDQNTSFIVDNQYYNQISKKKGILKIDQELALDKLSAPIVARFANNGNAFRKSFAKSMIKMGNINVLVGNDGEIRKNCRAFNNPN, from the exons atggaaaatgaaattgggagaggaaggagagatgCGAGCGAGAGAGgcaaagagtgggagagag CTCAACTTAAAATTGGTTTCTACAATTCAAGTTGTCCAAATGCTGAATTTATTGTGAAAAGTATAGTGCAAAAGAGGTTCAAAAATAATCCTTCAATTACAGGAGCTTTGCTTCGTTTGCATTTTCATGATTGTGGCGTTAGC GGTTGTGATGCATCAATATTGATAGATTCAGATTCATCAAAAAACCAAATATCAGAAAAAGATTCTGCTCCTAATTTAACAGTACGAGGTTATGAACTAATTGatgaaattaaggaaaaattagagtCTATTTGTCCTTTAATTGTTTCATGTTCAGACATTGTGACACTAGCTACAAGAGATGCAGTTGCCTTAGCCGGTGGGCCCACATACACCATCCCGACGGGCCGACGTGATGGGCTCGTCTCGAACTCATCAGTGGATTTGCCTGATCCGACTGAGTCCGTGTCAGAAATTTTGCGATTCTTCAGAACTATAGGTttgaacaaatttgacatggtTACATTATTAGGAGCTCATACGGTTGGAGTCGCACATTGCTTGTTTTTTCAATCTAGGGTTTCAGACTTTCGAGGTACAGGGAGACCTGATCCCACGATGGATCCTAAATTGGTTAAGAAACTATTCAGACTATGTACCACGTCTAAGCCGGTGACTACATTGAACGACGCTCCAAAAACATTCCTGGATCAAAATACATCTTTTATAGTCGATAATCAATATTATAATCAAATCTCGAAAAAGAAAGGGATATTGAAGATTGATCAAGAACTTGCGTTGGATAAATTGAGTGCACCAATTGTTGCAAGATTTGCAAATAATGGAAATGCATTTAGAAAGAGTTTTGCTAAATCTATGATCAAAATGGGAAATATTAATGTTCTAGTAGGTAATGATGgagaaattagaaaaaattgtagGGCTTTTAATAACcctaattaa